From the Micromonospora echinofusca genome, the window CCAAGGGCGACAGCCGGGTCAGCGTGGTGCTGCCGGCCCGCAACGAGGAGGCGACGGTCGGCGCGATCGTGTCGACCATCCGGGAGCACCTGATGGAGCGGGTGGCCCTGATCGACGAGCTGATCGTGGTGGACTCCCGGTCGACCGACCGCACCGCCAAGGTGGCGCGTGCCGCCGGCGCGGAGGTGGTCAGCCAGGACGCGATGACCCGGGGCCTGCCGCGGCTCACCGGCAAGGGGGACGCGCTCTGGGCGGGGCTGGCGGCGGCCGAGGGCGACGTGGTGGCGTTCATCGACGCCGACCTGCGTGAGTTCCGGCCGCACTTCGTGACGGGGCTGATCGGTCCCCTGCTGACCGATCCCTCGGTCGACTTCGTGAAGGGCTTCTACCACCGCCCCCTGGTCGGGGCGTCGAGCGTGGAGGCCGACGGCGGCGGGCGGGTGACGGAGCTGATGGCCCGGCCGATGCTGAACCTGTTCTGGCCCGAGCTGGCGGGCTTCGTGCAGCCCCTCGCCGGTGAGTACGCGGGCCGCCGGGAGGTCCTGGAGCGGGTGCCGTTCGTCTCCGGCTACGGGGTCGAGACGGCGATGCTCATCGACCTGCTCGAGCTGGTCGGGTTGGACGCGCTGGCCCAGGTGGACCTGGGCGAGCGCAAGCACCGCCACCAGGACACCGCCGCGCTGGGCCGGATGTCGGCCCAGATCATGCTCACCGCCTGGTCGCGGCTGCAGCGGCGCGGCTGGGCGGCGCCCGGGGCGATGCCCGCCGCCCTGCTGACCCAGTTCCGGCGCGGCGGCTCCGACGCCCTGCCGAACCTGGACCGGGAGATCGTCGTCAGCGACGTCTCCGTCGAGGAACGGCCGCCCCTGGCCGAGCTACGGCACCGCATCCCCCGCCGACGGGTCGCCGCGGCGTGAGCACGCGACCTCTTGTGACCCCGAACGACCGGGCGCGGACGGCCGAGGGCCCCGCCGAGGGAAGGAATCCCGCATGAGCCTCACCGTCCTGATGAACGCCGGTCCGTGGCTGTCCGTGCCGCCGCCCGGCTACGGCGGCATCGAGAACGTCATCGCGACGCTGGTGCCGGAGCTGCGCCGCCTCGGCGTACGGGTGGTACTCGCGTCGGTCGACAGCAGCACGCTGCCGGTCGACGAGAAGTTCTCCGTCTTCGCCGACGGGCAGTTCCCCGCCCTGCAACGGCCGTACAACCAGGTCTGCGGCATCTCGCAGGCGCACCTGAACGGGGTGGTGCGCGCGTTGCACTCGCGTGACGACATCGACCTGGTGCACGACCACGTGGAGGCGGTCGGCCTGGCCACGCTCGCCGCGATGGGCCCGGACGCCCCGCCGGTGCTGCACACCCTGCACTGGGACCTGGCCAAGCACCCGGCGCTCTACGGCAACCTCGACGGCGGCGACCGGGTCCGGGTCAACGGGGTCTCCGCCTCGCAGCTGGCCCGCGCGCCCCGGGCGTTGCAGGAGCACTCGGTGGGCCACGTGCACCTGTCCACCCCGCTCGCCGTCGACGCGGA encodes:
- a CDS encoding glucosyl-3-phosphoglycerate synthase, which produces MVSPVVEAWATYRTTSAGDWPARRLVRAKGDSRVSVVLPARNEEATVGAIVSTIREHLMERVALIDELIVVDSRSTDRTAKVARAAGAEVVSQDAMTRGLPRLTGKGDALWAGLAAAEGDVVAFIDADLREFRPHFVTGLIGPLLTDPSVDFVKGFYHRPLVGASSVEADGGGRVTELMARPMLNLFWPELAGFVQPLAGEYAGRREVLERVPFVSGYGVETAMLIDLLELVGLDALAQVDLGERKHRHQDTAALGRMSAQIMLTAWSRLQRRGWAAPGAMPAALLTQFRRGGSDALPNLDREIVVSDVSVEERPPLAELRHRIPRRRVAAA